A region of the Cannabis sativa cultivar Pink pepper isolate KNU-18-1 chromosome 3, ASM2916894v1, whole genome shotgun sequence genome:
TCGAAATCTGAATGTTTTGAGATCTTGTAACATGAATTCCATCAGTATTTGGGCTTTTTTCTGGTGCAGTTATTTTAAGATTGGAAGCTTGAACATTGACACATTTTTCAAAAGACAAATGAATTTGTTGTGAATCTTGGATATTCAAATCTTTCACTACCAAATTCTTGCTGTTGTAGAAAGTGAGTGCCTATTACaacaaagaaaataatttaagaTAATACTAAATTTGGTTAACAAGAAGATAAAGTAAAAAACTTCCAAAGATAATACATAATGATAACATATTAGACTGATTTGGCCTACTACTAGAGTATGTACTTAAAATGCCATCATGAATAATTTGCCCAAAAGGAAAATAACAAACCAAAAATATTAATAGGTTGTCAACAAGCAACAACTACTTTCTATACTCTTCACTATAATTCTCAAAACAAGACAAGAACCACTCatgttaatttcttgattaGTGTACTAATTAAACATAGTTTATGCAGTCTTAAATGAGATTAAACGTACCGTTGGAGCATCCTTGCAAGGCtgccaagaaaaaaaaagcaaagAAAAATTAAGTACACTTTGATTAAAAGCAAGTAATCAACTgagaaaatgcaaaaaaaaaagatgcagGGCGGTCCTAAAGTATATGGGACCTAAGGCAAAATTAAATTTCAGGACCCTATATATAgtttgattattattatcaaaatgatAGTTCTAATGTTTTAGTgtagtttaattattattaaaatgatagttctaatgttaaaaaaaataaaaaagtagagATTAGAGATTGATCTTTGACTTCTTAGCTTAAAGTAAAACCTTTTACCACTACaccaaaaaatatttattatatttttttcttattaaatattttatctatatattaataattttttttttcacaatatcGGAGCCCTAAGCGATTGTGGGCCAGAAACGCACGCCTAGCTCGCCTACCCTCTGGGCCGGCCCTGAAAAGATGACATTATAGAGGTGATAATAACACACCTTATCTTTATCAATTTTGCATGAGTTTTCCCACCAAATCTTTCCATTTCCATTAATGGTTCCACCACCTGAAATTACTAAACCTTGAACTCTGTCAAAGATTAGCCAATGTCTTCCATCTTTCTTGTAATCTGATAAATCATTAGAAGCTTCTATGGTTCCCAAAATCTGAAATTTTTACCCCAAAATTagtgatttagtacatatatgAAAATATGTTCATTGCTTTAAAGTACTTAATTAACTCACCTGAACTATAATGTTTTTAGACTTGCAAGGACCTGAAAATCTAATTGGCTTTAAAAGATAGGTATTGCTTTCAGGCACAACCATGGAAGCTCCTCCTTTAGATGAACAAGCTGCCTTCCAAGCCTTCAAAAAAGCCTAAAACAGAATTCCAAACCAAAATCAGAAGATGACCCATgttcatacatacatacatacatatacatatatatagactATATAGTACTCAAATGTAGCTTAAGAAAGCAAAAAACTTTAATGGGCAATCAAAATTAGCAAGCTACAATGGACAAAGACTTGTTACCTCAGTGTCATCATTTCCACCCCCTTTAGCTCCATAATCATTAACATTGATAGTCTTAAGCTTATTTGAATCAGTTTGATCACCAACTTTCTTCTCCATAGTTAAAATATCAACACTTTCCTTGATATTAATAATCCCTTTGAACTTTGAACCATCATCAACCATGTCAAAGTAAGAAGGATAAGCTTGTTGAAGAAAATCATTATTAGATGTTTCCTCAACAAGATTATTATCATGAAGTTTTACCACTTCTTCTAAATTGCCCATTTGACCAAATGATACAAATAAAGAGCTGAGAAATATTAGCAACATAACAATTAATGAGAGCAAATTATGCCTTTGAAAAgccatgtatgtatgtatgagtAGTGTATTGAAGATTATTGGATGATGTGAATTAATAGATATATAATGTTTTAGTACTTGTGACAATATGTCCCAAAAGATTGGATTTTGAATATATTTATAGGGAGAGAAAGAGAAGTTAAAGGAGCCATTTGAGACCCTCTTTTCTAGTTTGATATGAACTCTTCAGGTATGGTTTTTAGATACAGAGAGATTCAGACGTTTTCTTTTTGGTAAATTATGACTTTTTGCCCATACCATACAACATCCTTGTACGCAAATCTACATGcactatatataattatacttatatgtatgtatatacattttttcataattatttttttgatttttctttttagagATAATTTGATTTTGCTAAGTTATAACAAATTATTGGATGATGAGGAAGGAAAGtaacaattaataataataataataataataataatggtttTTGTGGCCTTTGTATTTTGGGAATTCTTGAAGCCAAGCCATGATGACAAAGTGTTGAGAACAGAGTCAAAAAAAGCATCATGATAACATAAatgacttattattattatttttattattcttacTCCATTGCCTATTTATTAAggaagttatatatatataaataaatatatatatatataaattcactTACGAGTAAAGTTATGTATTAGATATAGCATGCATATTAGCATGTAATTTATACAATGTTCCTCTTCCTTctagataattaattaaataaataaaagttaaataCATGAGCTTTTATATATTCTTTCTAGTTATATTCATTTGTGgataatttatttgttttcgGCTCTTAATTGTAAAGTGTGGTCCCTATTTCTCAGCATATATCAATCTCACTTTCTCAAATTGTTGACATGGTATTAAGAAGTTAAAACAGTTAGGCCAACTATTTTAACTATTCAAGACTCTAGCTAATATAATTGGTTAATTTTGTTGCTACTTCCTTCTCTCTCCCATGCTACTAACTCATAAGCCTATATAAGCTCACCTAGACTGATCAATTAGAGAATTAGACAATTTGATGTACAAAGTTAGTTATGAAACCATACTGAGAGTTGGTGAGTAGAGAGAATTGTAAAGTTGTTGCTTGAGTGAGGTAAAATCAAATTGTCTCATTTGTGTTTGAGCGTATAACCTTGTTCGACAACTTAGTGGATTGATTTGCAGGCTTTGTCGACCCTTGGAGTAAGACTATCTCACATTGAGATCAGATCTAAACTAAATAATTTAGgtgctaatttttttcttactttGTTTGTGTTTTTGTTTATCTTTGAATCTTTGCTACTGCATTCCTTAATCTTTGTTTGACTGTTAATTTGTGTAGTTTAAATCCTAacaaattggtatcagagctaagATATAACTACAGATTCATCTTTGTTCCATGATTGAACTGGTTTAATCTCCAAGAAGACTCGAAGACAATTTTTAAAGTTCAACAATTTTCAAGAACCTGTTTTCTGGCTAGGAACAAGTTCTTATCAACATGGAAACTTCAAAATTTGAGGCGGAGAAGTTAGATAGGAAGAATGACTACTGTCTATGGGAGGTAAAGATGATGGCACACATGGGGAATCTTGGACTCGAAGAAGCCCTGAAAGAATCAAGCAAGATTCTAGAGAAACTGAAGAACAAAGATCAGATACTCAAGAAGGCCAAGAATACAATTATTCTTAGCTTGAGTGATTAAGTACTGAGGAAGGTGATCAATGAAGAGACTACACATGAGATGTGGGTCAAACTCAAACAATTGTACATGACAAAGACTCTGCCTTATTGGATTTATCTAAAGTAAAGATTCTATGGATTCAAGATGGATGAATCAAAGTCCATAGATGAAAACATAGATGAGTTTACAAAATTGGTATCAAATTTGGAATCCATAAAGATAAAGATTGAGTAAGAGGATCAAACAATCTTCCTACTGAATTCTCTTCCTAAAGCCTATGAGAACTTGAGGGATACACTCAAGTATGGTTGAGAAACATTATCTCTGGAAGAGGTGATTGGAGCTGCATACTCCAAGGAATTGGACTTGAAGGATTCAATGTCAGAGGAAGATCAAAAAAGAtagaaaacaacagtaaaagtGGTAAAAGAAGAGGAAAGTTTAGATCCAAATCTAGAGGAAGAGCATGATGGACCTGCAATCAAGGACACTTTAGAAAGGATTATCCTTAAAGGAAAAATAATGGACAGAAACTAAATGCAAACTCCAATATTGATTCTGCAAATatttatgattattttgataatgttgatgttttaaatatttcctataatTGTGCTAATGCTCTAACTATTTCTATGACAAATTCTCAAGATGAGTGGGTTATGGATTCAAGTAGCACATGTCACATGTCACCAAGAAAAGAGTTGTTCTTTGATCTTCAAGAAGAAAGATCTTGACAAATTATGATGGGAAACAACAATTATTGTAGAATTCAAAGAATTGGTTCAATGAAGATTAAAATGAGAGATGGCACTTTTAAGGTATTGACTAATGTAAGATTTAATCCTGAGCTAAAAGAAATTTGTTGTCTCTTGGTGTGTTAGATTCAAAAGGTTACAACTACAAGGAAGAAGGTAGAGTCTTGAAGATGAGAAAAGGTTCCATGGTGTTCTTGAGAGGTGAACTCAAGCAAGGCTCTACATTCTGCGAGGAGAAACTGTAACTAGTCTAGCCAAGTctcaacaaaaaattacaaatgcAATTGAATTGTGGCATAGAAGGCTTGGACATATGAGTCACAAGGGACCCATAAAACTCAACAAGGAAGTcacatatatgtaattttatgaaACATGTGTGATTGGTAAGGCACACAAGTTGAAATTCACAAATTCATTACATACATTCAAAGGAACTTTAGATTATGTACACTCAGATCTATGGGAATCTCCACATGTACTTCTCTCACTCAATAATGCTTAATATTTCCTTTCTGTAGTAAATGAATTCTTTAGAAAAGTTTAGATCTATCTTCTGAAAACTAAAAATGAGGCTTTGGTAAATTCAAAGAATGGTTGATAGTGATTGAGAAACAAACTTCTAGGATGGTTAAAAATCTTATGACAAATAATGGTCTTGAGTTTTGTAACTCTAATTTTGATGGTTTATATACTGAAGTTGGAATGATTAGGCACAAAACTGTTAAGAACAAACCATAACAGAATGGCTTAGCTGAAAGAATGAATAAAACTATAATGAATAAAGTTAGGTGCATGCTATATGATTCTGGTTTGCCTAAGTCTTTTTGGGCAAAAGTTGCTGCCAATGCATGTTATCTCATAAATTTATCTACATCATCTGCATTGAATTTTAAAGTCCCTGAGCATGTTTGGTCTAGTTATGAACCTAAATATCATCACTTGAAGCCATTTGGTTGCATTGGTTATGTTCACATTAATCAAGAAAAACTAAATCCTAGGGTTGTGAAAGATATTTTTATTGGTTACACTAGTGGTGTTAAAGGTTACAAATTATGGCTAATTGATggtaagaaatgtgttattagtAGAGATATTATTTTCAATGAGAaagtgttttataaatctaacctaaaatCTAGTAATGAAGCCAGATCTAAACAAGCTGAGCAAAAAATTACAAGGGTAGAATTAGAAACAACATCACAAGTACTTGATTAAGGTGGAGGTCAAAACCTAGATCTAAATGACACTCAACCAGGTGATACTAAAGAGGAAATATATGAAACCAAAGGTGAAGATTTGCAAGATTATCTGTTGGATCGAGACAAAGTAAGAAGAGAAATCAGGCCACCTACAAGGTTTGCATAAGCTTAACATTTGCCTTAAATGCTAGAGACCTAGTTGATCTTCATGAACCAGAAAGCTATCAAAAAACTAGAAGTTGGGATAAGTGGAACAAATCTATGAAAGAAGAAATGAAATCGTTGATAGATAACATGACTTTGATACTTGTTAAAAGACCCAAGAACAAGAGAATCATAGGCTCCAAATGGGTGTGTAAATGGAAACTTGGTATTGAAGGTGTTGAGAAGTCTAGATTTAAAGCAAGACTAGTAGCCAAAGGTTTTTCACAAGTAGATGGTATCGACTACAATGAAGTGTTTTCACCTACTGTCAATCACACTTGCAAACACTACAATATGTGATATGGAATTGGACTAATTAGATGTTAAAACTGCATTTTTACATGGATGAAGAGATACCGATGCCGATGCATCAACCAGAAGGTTTTGTACATAAAGGAGAAGAAGATAAAGTCTGTTTACTAAAGAATTCTCTCTATGGCTTGAAGCACTCTCCCAACTAGTGGTATTTCAGATTTAATGAGTTCATGTTGAAATATGATAGTTTCCTGCAAGCACAAGGTTCAAACCATGGCCTTGTTAGAAGATAATAATTTCATCTACTTGCTAatttatgtagatgatatgtTAATTGCCTGTAAACACAAGCACGAGATAGAAAACTTAAGAGAAATGTTGAGTACTGAATTTGACAAGAAGTATCTTGGGGAAGCATCAAAGATACTTGGAATGGAAATCAAAAGAGATAGAAATATTTTCACTCTATAATTGACACAAGCTTCCTATGTCACAAAGGTGGTGAAGTTTTTTGAGAAGAAATAAGCCAAAGCTGTAAATACTCTCATTGGTGCACTTCAAACTAAGATCCTTGAGTGAAGAAGAAGTTGTAGTGGAAGAGAAGAAAATGGTTGGCATTCCTTACTCTAATGTTGTAGGAAGCATCATGTATGCTATGGTTTGAACAAGGCTAGATTTGGCCTATGGTATTGGTTTGGTTAGTAAATTCATGAGTAGGCTGGGACTTGAGCATTGGAAAGTTGTCAAATGGTTGTTGAGGTACATGACGGGATCTATAAATCTATTTATTAGCTACAAAAGACATGAGCATGGAAACTGTGATTGGGTACTGTGGATCATATTTTGCTAGAGATCTTGATAAGAGAAGATCTCTAACTGGTTATGTTTTTTACAGTTCGAGGAAATGTGGTTAGTTGGAAATCAAACTTGCAATATGTTGTTGTACTTTAAAATACTGAAGCTAAATACATTTCTCTTAGTGAGGTTGCTAAAGAGGCTTTATGGCTAAAGGAATCATGACAGAGCTGAGATTTGAACAGAAAGAAGTGAATGTGCGTTATGACTCTCAAAGTGCAATTCATTTATCCACGAATACTATGTTTCATGAAAGGACAAAGCCCATCGACATCAAGCTTCTTTTCCTAAGGGACATTGTCAATAAAGGAGACTGATCAAGGTGGTGAAAATCCACACTGATGTAAACCATATTTATCCCATTGACTAAGGTGATACCTGTTAGTAAGTTCAATGATGTATTGGACTTACTTGGTATCAAGACATGATTCCTAGCACCCTAAGGCAAGTGCCTAAATCCACTAAGTGCTACAATTGAAGAAATCAAAAACCAATGTGGAGAAATGTGAAGTCTGGTCCCTATTTCTCAACTTATCAATCTCATTCCCTCAGATTGCTGACATGGCATCAAGAAGTTAAAACAGTTAGGCCAACTATTTTAACTGTGTCCAAGACTCTAAATAACAGAATTGGTTAATTCTATTGCTCATTCCTTCTCTCTCCCATGCTACCAACTTAAAAGCCTATATAAACTCACCTAGACCAATCAACTAGAGAGTTAGCCAAATTGATGTACAAAGCTAGTTATGAAACTATGCTGAGAGTTGATGAGTTGAGAGAATTGTAGATTTGTTGCTTAAGTGAGGGAAAACCAAATTGTCTCATCTATGTTGGAGCATGTAACCTTGTTCAAAACTTATTAGATTGATTCTCAGGCATTACTGACCCTTGGAGTAAGACTATCCCACATTGAGATCAGAACTTAACCGAGTAATTTtagtgtttattatttttacttttttgctTTTTGTTTTGATCATTAATTGTTCAGGTTTTTGTTTATCTTTAAATCTTTGTTTTCACATTGCTTGATctttgtttaaatttaaatttgtgtaGTTTAGATTctaacattaattttttgttattttgtaggaTACTGTACAGAAATTGACTTTATAAAGttaatttggatgtaaattctttgacaattctataatttcattttaactaataaatttttGAGTAATTCTTATCTTGCATTATAGAATAAAAATTGTTCAAATTTGTAGTTGAAATTAATGAATAGTAATCTAATTTGCTTCTTTCTAATTTCAATAAACTTCAAATCTaggtcttattttttttttttcttctttctaatTTTCTTCATGAACAAGATCAACTAAGATAGAAAAGGAGGAAAGCCTAAAAAATAATGCTAAAAAAGCATAACATTgatcaagagagagagagagagagggcttTTTTTTTATAGACCAAGATTACAAGAGAGAAAATATTCAGCTTATTGGATCTGTTACAAGAAGTAAAAGCAGAGCACAAACTAATTTGAAGACAACTAATAACTAATTAACTAACTAGATATTACAACTTACTAACAACTATAAGTAGTTAACTAATTACATTAGTTATCATCCCCCCTCAAACGAAAAAGGGTGTTTATAACTTTTAGTTTGGCCTTGAGATAATGAAATCTATCCTTGGGAAGAGATTTAGTAAGTAAATCTGTCACTTGATCAATTGAAAGAACATATCAGACTGAAACTTCATTATTAAGGATCTGATCTCTCACAAAATGTTGGTCTATTTCAATGTGCTTGCATCTGGCATGAAATATGGGATTTGCAGCTAGAGCAGCTGCTCTTTGATTGTCAACCCAAATAATAGGCACATCAGCAAAGTGAAGATGCAGTTTAGATGATAATGAAGtgatccattttttttttctgtagcAGCATTTGCTAAAGCTCTAAATTCAAACTCAGTGGAGGATTGAGCAACAACCTATTGCTTCTTTGCTAGCCAAGAGATGAGGCTTGGAGTAAGAAATACTACATAGCCTCCTATTGATTATTTGTCATCGATGCAACTTGTCCAGTCAACATCTGAATATGCGGTAATGGACATTCTAGTAGCAGGTTTTAGCAGCAAGCCTTCAGATATTGTGCCTTTTAAGTACCTAAGTAGTCTCTTACAAGCTTGCCAATGAACATAAGTGGGAGCATGAAGAAACTAAGATAACTTGTTTATTATATAAGTCACATCAGGCCTTGTAAGAGTGAGATACTGCAGAGCACCTAAAGTGCTTATGTATAAGGTTTTGTCATCAAATGGAACTCCTTCAGATAGAGATAATTTATGAGCAACACTTGTAAGATTTGAATAAGCTTTGACACCTTCTAACTGAACCTTGACTAATAAGTAAgtaatatattttctttgagataaAAATATGCTATTAATATTGTCTCTGCAAATTTCAACACCTAAAAAATAATGCAGTTGACCAAGATCACAAGAGAAAAAAGATTCACATAACTCAATTTATTACAAGAAGTAAAAATAGAACACAAACTAACTTGAAGACAACTAATAACTAATAAACTAATTAGATGTTACAACTAACTAACAACTAAGTAGTTAACTAATTACAAATTTGTATGGTATTCAAATAGTCtattttacatatatttttctaaagaaaaaacatataagtatacaataaattatttgttactattaattatttaaaatttcacaaaaaatcatgaaatacTCATAGACCATACTTTGTTTCCCAACCAAATGATTTTCTATGTTTTATAatgttaaaacaaataaaattaatctaTCTAGCAATATAATGTAACTATACGTGTAGTAcataattttatgtattttttttctatatatttaatGATTACACTCTCAATGGTTACAACAATATGGTGTAATTGTACATGTAgtacataattatttaatatcttttttaattGTTGGATCATTGTTaaataattgtaattaatttaaaaatcaaataaaaataattaataaattatctgTAACCTAATACTAACTTGATTTTACtactttataaataaaaaaaattaaaaaaaatatgtaaacatTAGTTGTGAAAATTAATGTcgcattaaatattttaattaaaaaattaatttattttaattatataattaattattattaatttaaagttaaaattaaacttattataacaggtcataaaaaaatataaccgttataattacattttatatatataaaatggtaTGAAATTCTGCAGCCCatgcatttatatatttatatatatattataatatataatttcagTACTCAATTTTGAAACAAAGAACCAAGTTGCGTAAAATTGGTAAGTCTTATTTAATACAATGAGGTCTAAAGTttgaacaatatatataatatatatagtaatttTAAAAGATTTGATGATCATCAACTTTCCAAATATAGTATAATAAACAGTAGAGACAACCTCCTTCCAAACAATATATCCTCAacgaaatatataaataaagattaaaaataaaataaagatgagAAGCAATATTAACCATATGATCAGTATGGGAGAAGTTAGCTAGCTAAACATATATGCATGAAATGAAATAATAGTCATGGTTTATAATCATATGACATCATCAAGAAATAAGATACTATGTATTTGGAtgcattttaatatatattactatatcttaatttaattattaagggATTAATAATTATATCTGTTGTCGTTTAAGGATATTATTAAAATCTATATTTAGCAGAGTTTTTcttacaaattt
Encoded here:
- the LOC115708768 gene encoding polygalacturonase, with product MAFQRHNLLSLIVMLLIFLSSLFVSFGQMGNLEEVVKLHDNNLVEETSNNDFLQQAYPSYFDMVDDGSKFKGIINIKESVDILTMEKKVGDQTDSNKLKTINVNDYGAKGGGNDDTEAFLKAWKAACSSKGGASMVVPESNTYLLKPIRFSGPCKSKNIIVQILGTIEASNDLSDYKKDGRHWLIFDRVQGLVISGGGTINGNGKIWWENSCKIDKDKPCKDAPTALTFYNSKNLVVKDLNIQDSQQIHLSFEKCVNVQASNLKITAPEKSPNTDGIHVTRSQNIQISNSVIGTGDDCISIVTGSQNVQATDITCGPGHGISIGSLGAKSSEAYVSGITVNRAKLIGTTNGVRIKTWQGGSGTATNITFENIEMENVANPIIIDQNYCDQHKPCKEQKSAVQVKNVIYKSISGTSATEEAIKFDCSEVSPCQGIVLQDIDLKLEGKEGEEEQVKAVCTNVKVSNIGTVSPQCY